In Nostoc piscinale CENA21, the genomic stretch ACATCTAAGGAGACAACAACATGAAAGTACGTGAAGCTGCTGAATACTTATCTATCGGATCTGAACAACCAATTACTGCAAAGCAACTCTTATTACAAGTACAAGCTAAATTTCCTGCTCTGGAATTAACTGTAGACTCCGAACTACCTGAAGAGTTTGTACAAAAAGTAGAGGAAATGGCTGGAAAATTTCAGGACAGGTCTACTACATCTGCTGCGTCTAGCACTTCTGCCGGGGGCATGGGAATGGCTACAGCAGCTAATGCTAGTGAGGCCATCACCAATATTAAAAGCGCCGCGCTGAACATTACAGAGTGCATCCAGCAAGTATTAATGGAAGAGGAAGTCGTAGTTGCTATCAACCGTGGCTTTAACGATGCACTCACTGTTCTGCAGGCTTATGAGTCTGGTAAGAAGCAAGTACTCGAAGCACACGCCAGTTCAAGAATTAATGCACTCGCAGAGGAAACCAATAGCATCCTTTCTGAACGTGAAGCATTGTTGATGCAACGTGATTCTGAGGAGCGCGAACGCCTGGGAAAGTGGTCAGTCCAAGCACACAACTCGCGTACACGTCTACAGCGTACCCGCGAAGAACTGGCAGAACTCCTCAAACTTTTCTAAAGAGATTCTGGCGGAGGAATGGTGTACGCGTTGCATTCGCCTCCGTTAGTGGTCTGTTCATCTTGGCTGGCATGGGCAACATTAGTGAACAAATGCGCGCCGCGTCCATCATCAGAGAACAAGTAGGAATTAACAGTCTAGCCGAGATGAAACTCCAATCCGCCAACGACCATGCAGCATCACAAGCTCGTATAGCTGCCGAACGTTACGCAAATGGGTGCTTCATGGTTAGTGGTTTGTTGACTCAAGGCGCACCTATCTACAACCCAAAGAATGGCAGAGCATTAGCACGCGGTGTTGTAGTCTGCGACCGCTTCGGCAACACAGGCGTACTTATCCCAGCTGATTTTGACCGTGATGGAAAAGAAAATGCCGTAGTCGGTTTACCTGCTTTCGGCAATCCCCCGGCTGACGGCATCGATACAAAAGAGGTTAAATTCTAATGAAGTCTAAGAAAAAGAGCTTTACACTAGCCACTACTGATATGCTCTACTGGGTCGTATTCGCCGTAATAATCTACTTTTGTTACCTGAATATTAGTCCTTATGTCCAGGTAGTAGGCATTCTAACACCAAACGGCGTGCCTGTACTTGGCTTCCTGCAACGCCTGCCTTTGCTTGGATGGTTGTTCGGTTTATTTAGTTTAGGTTTTAACGTATTTGTAGGCACACTGCTGTGGTTAGTTTTGCAGAGCATTCAAATTTTTCCTATCGTTTTGAGAAGAGATCGGGTTTTTATGCGCGCGGTGATTTCAGAAGCTGACAGCCACAGCAAGTATGCAATTCGTGATTCTGACGACCCCACATTGAGAATGCTTAAGCGTTGGTACAATACCTTTCCTACACTTACCGTTAGTCGCGCCCGCTTCGCTGCACTGTGTGCATATGCCGTAGATTTTGTTATCTGTCTGGTTGCTTTTCCACCTGTGGCTGGTGACAAATTTCTATTTACATTAATGGCTGGTCAACTGAATCGCATCAACTGGGGTAATGTTGTCTCGCTGCTGCTAACCATATATGTTGTTGAGCTTGGCGTAAGACTGTTGTTTTGGCTCAGTCAAGTTCGCTTCTATCTTAGGCTCACTAAGCAAGAAGCTTAAATTAACTACCAGCCCTGCCACGCGCGGGGCTTACTACTTAAAGGAGAAATATTATGTCTAACTTCAACTTTGATAAATTAACTGATGACGAATGGGCAGCGATCGCACAAGAGCAGGCTGATGACACTGGGTCACAACTAATGGTAGTTGGTGGTGTTGTAGCTGGACTTGCTGTTGCTGCTGCGACCGCCATTCCCCCGGCTGGACTATTAGTCACCGGGTGGCTATGGTATGAAGCTTGGAAACGTACTGCTGATGCAAACCGCCAAGATGAAGCTATTGATGCGGGATTAATAGCTCACGTATTGAAAAAGGAGAGGCTGCAACATTTCAGTCAACAGTATGGTACAGAAGTAGCAGCAGCGCAAATTGAACGTGCTATTGATCTAGGACTACCTGTTTCCCCAGACGCAGAGGATTTACTAGATAATGCACCGATAGTTGCCGCCCCGGCGCTACCAGCTTCAGCAAGCACTGAGTGGGTGCAGAACTTAGTTAAACAAACCGCGCTTATATGGGGAAATCAGGGTGGTGGTAAATCTTGGTTATGTCGCCATGTTGTGAAGCTGAAGAAAGAAGCAGGTTATAGAGTTATAGTCTGTGATCCAGACTCTAACCGAAGTGAGTGGCAGGGTGTAGAATCCTACCATGCCTGGGAAGACATCGAAGCACAAATTCGTTTCTATGTTGAGGAATTGGAGCGCCGCCTGGCTGAATTTAATAATAGTAATAAATCTGAAGATGAGTGGCGCGCCGGGCTGCAACCGATAGCACTCATCATTGAAGAAGCAACAACCTATTGTGACTTCATCGAAGATAAAAAACTATTAGAGAAATTTGGTAAGCTGGCCCTAACAAAATCCCGCAAACAAGAGATGCCTTTAACTGTGATCGCTCACAATAACACGCAAAGCTGCTTGTTTGGCATCAAAGGACTGTACAACCTTGTTATTAAAATGCTGCAAGTGCAATGTTTGGCTGAGGTAGATAAAACAACCCTTCAACCAAGGTCTACTGGACAAGCCCTAGTAAAGCTTGATAGCAGTAATGAGTGGATACCTGTAGCCCTGCCTAAGATTGAAAGCAAGATTACCCAGTTCTAAGCGCAAGGCACAAAACTTAACTCAACCACCGAGCCACCTATAACCGGGTGGCTTTTAGTTTGGCTTCTGTCCCTCATCTGTCCAAAATCTCACTGTTTAAGTGGCTGGAATCCTTGCCAGATAATAAAAACCCGCTACAGAACGACTATAGCGGGTAATAATTCAAAATTCCAATTTCGGCGGATTATTTAGAAAATCCATTCGGGAATAGCTTCTTCTTTGGTATTGGTATTGCGAGATGGTGTTTCACGATTAAACTTCATGTGAATTGAGCGTGTTTGCTCACCATCAGCAGCTACAGCCAAAATTGGGTAGTCAATTAAACCATCTTGGAAGGACATTTGGAAGCGGAATGTCCCATCGGGATTCAGTTTAATTTCACGACCGCCAATTGTTACGGTAGCATCGGGTTCGGTTGCACCGTAAACAATCAATTCAGCATCAGCAATTAACCAGAACTGGCGGGGACGAATTGGTGCTGCGGAAGCTGAGAAGCCAACACCAGACATTCCTGCACCAGACATGGTTAAACCAGACACGGTGGGAACTGCCCACATACCGACACCAGATGGGAAGACATAGGAACTGATAGCCTGTTCGGGGCGTACAGAACCAGGTACGTGCTGCATAGAACCAAACAGAGAACCTGCAACCCGTTGTGCTTCAGCAGATTCGGCTAAACCAAAGATTTGGTCGTAGATGGGGTTGCCACCATTAACTCCTGCGGCTGTTGCCAATTTCTTAGCAGGTGGTACTAGTTCGTATAA encodes the following:
- a CDS encoding ATP-binding protein; translation: MSNFNFDKLTDDEWAAIAQEQADDTGSQLMVVGGVVAGLAVAAATAIPPAGLLVTGWLWYEAWKRTADANRQDEAIDAGLIAHVLKKERLQHFSQQYGTEVAAAQIERAIDLGLPVSPDAEDLLDNAPIVAAPALPASASTEWVQNLVKQTALIWGNQGGGKSWLCRHVVKLKKEAGYRVIVCDPDSNRSEWQGVESYHAWEDIEAQIRFYVEELERRLAEFNNSNKSEDEWRAGLQPIALIIEEATTYCDFIEDKKLLEKFGKLALTKSRKQEMPLTVIAHNNTQSCLFGIKGLYNLVIKMLQVQCLAEVDKTTLQPRSTGQALVKLDSSNEWIPVALPKIESKITQF